In a single window of the Ancylobacter polymorphus genome:
- a CDS encoding sugar-binding transcriptional regulator: MSGGAATTRPGSLSEAPSLADLSPTGRRSARLRLRAAWMYYVEGMTQSAIAEALDIGRVTVVRLLADARQLNEVKISLSREIAELPRLEMGLQKAFGLREAVVAPVSGPFADATSAIGAATGLFISDLIRSDMKIGFGWGRTLMRALGFIDEKTVSNLQVISLLGGITKAKQYNPSEFAWQLSRLFQADCHLIAAPAIVDSIATKQALIERCGLGTVYNLAREMDAVVLSVGEMDSESTSLRFGFFSDADWASLIAAGAVGDVVYNFIDIEGRPVDHPINTRVMSIPIETLQATPERILTSGGPGKAKAVLAALRMLRPTVFITDEITAAAVLEEAGAAY, translated from the coding sequence ATGTCGGGTGGAGCTGCGACGACCAGGCCGGGCAGCCTGAGCGAGGCGCCCTCGCTCGCCGATCTCAGCCCGACCGGACGGCGCTCGGCGCGGCTGCGGCTGCGCGCGGCCTGGATGTATTATGTCGAGGGCATGACCCAGAGCGCCATTGCCGAGGCGCTGGACATTGGCCGCGTCACCGTGGTCCGCCTGCTCGCCGACGCCCGCCAGCTCAACGAGGTGAAAATCTCGCTTTCACGCGAGATCGCCGAGCTGCCGCGGCTGGAAATGGGGCTGCAGAAAGCGTTTGGCCTGCGCGAGGCGGTGGTCGCCCCCGTCTCCGGCCCGTTCGCCGACGCCACCAGCGCCATCGGCGCGGCGACCGGGCTGTTCATCTCCGACCTCATCCGCTCCGACATGAAGATCGGCTTCGGCTGGGGCCGCACGCTGATGCGCGCGCTCGGCTTCATCGACGAGAAGACGGTCTCCAACCTCCAGGTGATCTCGCTGCTCGGCGGCATCACCAAGGCCAAGCAGTACAACCCGTCGGAATTCGCCTGGCAGCTGTCGCGGCTGTTCCAGGCCGACTGCCACCTCATCGCCGCCCCCGCCATCGTCGACAGCATCGCCACCAAGCAGGCGCTTATCGAGCGCTGCGGCCTCGGCACCGTCTACAACCTCGCCCGCGAGATGGACGCGGTGGTGCTCAGCGTCGGCGAGATGGATTCGGAAAGCACGTCGCTGCGCTTCGGCTTCTTCTCCGACGCCGACTGGGCCTCGCTGATCGCCGCCGGTGCGGTGGGCGATGTGGTCTATAACTTCATCGATATTGAGGGTCGGCCGGTCGACCACCCCATCAATACCCGCGTCATGTCGATTCCGATCGAGACACTGCAGGCGACACCCGAGCGCATCCTCACCTCCGGCGGGCCGGGCAAGGCCAAGGCGGTGCTGGCCGCGCTGCGCATGCTGCGCCCCACCGTGTTCATCACCGACGAGATCACCGCTGCGGCGGTACTGGAAGAGGCCGGCGCCGCCTATTGA